The Canis lupus familiaris isolate Mischka breed German Shepherd unplaced genomic scaffold, alternate assembly UU_Cfam_GSD_1.0 chrUn_S1038H1207, whole genome shotgun sequence genomic sequence ctgcatttattgaggactatttgaatggtacacagttctccaaccttttattttcaggctgtaggtgtcctgatgtctaaaatgagtctcttggagacagcaaatggatgggtcttgcctttttttatccagtctgaaaccctgcgtccttttgatggggtcattaagcccattcacgttcagagttactattgacagatatggatttagtgtcatcatgatacctattcagtccctgtttttgtggattgtttccttggacttcccctttcttttacagggtccccccttaatatttctggcagagccggcttggtggtcacatatcctgtcagtttctgcctctcttggaagctctttatctctccttctattctgaatgagagccttgctggataaagtattcttggctgcaggttcctctcatttaggaccctgactgtATCCTGCCGGCCCTTTCTCacctcccaggtctctgtggagaggtctgctgttgtCCTAaagcttctccccataaaagttagtgatttcttgtctcttgctgcattaaggatcttctctttatctttggaatttgcaagttccagtattaaatgttaaatgttgagcggtttttatggatttaaggggggtgggggtgatctCTCTAgctcctggatctaaatgcctgtttcccttcccaagttaggaaagttttcagctatgatttgttcaatacataatctggacctctgtcccttttggcgccctcgggaaccccaattaaatgtagatttttccttctgaggctgtcatttatttcccttaacctatcctcatggtctcttaattgtctttcttttcttccctcagtttccgcccttgccatcaacttgtcttctgtgtcactctcGTTTCTTCTCCTcgttaaccctggtcgttaggacctccagtttggattgcatctcattcaactgatttttaatttcggcctgattagatctaaatcctacagtcatgaagtctcttgagtcctttatgcttttttctagagccaccagtagctttataactgtgcttctgaattggctttctgacattgaattgtaatccaaatgttgtaactctgtgggagagaggactgtttctgatttctttctttggaggtgagtttttccttctagccaTTTTACTCAGTGCGGAGTGgccaaaacaagttgtactggaataacgagaaagagagagagagaaaaaaagaaaagaagaaataaaaaagaattaaaaagggggggggtggggaaacaacagaaacaaacagaaaagaaaaaacaagggggagtatcctctgattctatatactgtaaatccctcggcttcccctggaactttccagtgctgcttggtcaataccttgcttttcccctgaccttctagctggtcttctgagggaggggcctgctgtgctgattctgggtgtgtgcacctggggagctgcccaggcccctgccaggtgtatggctcagtgggagttgtttatctgtgaggcccctgctcagtcccaggtacagggtgacaccaggagggacaacaacaGTGGGGGCGGCCAGCTgtgcagctctggagtcagctcccgcagtgactactgcagctcccagtgtgcaggggcctggatgctccaggggcgggccCGCCGATCTGTACAGCTCGGGCCGCCCGGGGGCAGGAGCCAcctggctgtcctgtgtcctcccggcctctgcctgacCTGGGGGAGCACccgatcctgggctgtgtcccccggcgccctgggctctgggacctGTGACACTGTGAATGGACCTAAAGTGTAGGTCCAcgatgtataatttaaaagcatcagagtgAATTTTGTTTGAAGTTAACTTATactttattacaataaaactCATAAGCCATTTTACAggttaaagaaaaactcaaaatatagaaacagtgaAATGACACGGGAAGGGCAAGCCTCCGTTGGGCTGCAGGCATGACGAGCCCGcggtgggagctggggcgggctccCGAGGTGGTCAGGGGGCTGCGCAGAGGTTGAAGCCAGTTGTCCCGGAGGCAATTGGCGGCTCTGGCACTCTGGGGACCCCGATTGCAGGTGCCAGGGCCTGCTCCTCCTCCGGGTGGCCGCAGGTGCACGTGGCTCGTCCAGGGCGCAGCCGTGATCTAGAGCAGTGACCACTATCTGCAGGGGCTTCGCCTCCCCAGCTGGCACCTCAGCTGGGgccaagccctcagccccagcagccagggcGGCCTCGAGCACTTCAGGCCCATCCGAGGCAGCAGGCCCCACAGTTGGGGCTGGGGCGGGCTCCGGAAGTGCTTCAGGGTCTTTTGCTCGGGCCGAAGCTGTAGCTgcaagaagacaaagtatcacCACCAGGACGGACTTTCCACGTCCCTCCCATATCAAGGACACTCTTCCAACCGCTCaaagagccctgggaggtgtcCACAGCCTGCAGCTCGTGGGGATGGGGTGTGAGCCGAACCCCTGCTCCCGGCCCAGCTGCACGGACGCTGGATCCGTGgggcccaccctgtccccagctcggccacccccaggcctcctcaCCCCCCCTCTGGCTCCGCTGCATGGAGGCGTCTGAGTTGTTGCAGGTAACGCCGGGCACGGAGCTCCACGTCTGTGCCTGGCATGCGCTGCCTTATGAATTCCAGAATCTTCTTCAGGGAGGCAGATTGGGGGAGCCGACAAAAGTCCTCCTGATAATAGTCCATCCATATCTCCAGGATGCAGcagatggccctggggagggacaggtgggcacaggggtcagaagacagggctccctcacaccgaggtgtcccggggaagccctgcaggacccGGGGCCTCGGCCTCCCGTGCGG encodes the following:
- the LOC119878158 gene encoding ral guanine nucleotide dissociation stimulator-like translates to MFSCCRPTSGGSGSQEPQGCRLFQCCRLWLQHKNQRLRAFIRRRRQGARASAGKAPPICPTKPSRTELLEQEFQQLLPALLRRDVISVFIFLDNCHGFATTDEVLDLLFTKYGCIAAACGGDDAVLQRWKLAICCILEIWMDYYQEDFCRLPQSASLKKILEFIRQRMPGTDVELRARRYLQQLRRLHAAEPEGGVRAAGPGAGVRLTPHPHELQAVDTSQGSLSATASARAKDPEALPEPAPAPTVGPAASDGPEVLEAALAAGAEGLAPAEVPAGEAKPLQIVVTALDHGCALDEP